The region ACCGTGGCGTCTCGGGCTTCGAGCTGGCTGACGAAATGATCGTGCAGCCATGGGTTGACCTTGCGCTCGACGATGACAAGGGGCTGGTGGGACAGCTGGGCGGGGTCGATCGCTTGATGGGCGGCGAGGGGATGATCGGCGGCCAGCGCGACCACGAGCGGTTCACGGACAACCAGGAGCGAGGCCAGGTCGGGCGGCGGGTGCTCGGCGGTCCAGCAGAAGCCGAGGTCGAGGCGGCGGTCGCTGAGCTCGGACAGCTGGGCGACAGTGGTCATCGGTCGCGGGGCCAGGCGGACGTCGGGGAAACGGGCGTGCAGCGCGGGCACCGTGAGTTGGAACAGCAGCGGACCAAGATCCTCCGCGTAGCCCAGACGAAGTTCGTCGACCGTGCCGGTGGCGACGCGGCGGCCGACGTCGAGGGCGTGGCGGACAGCGGCGATCGCGCTGCGCGCCTCGGGCAGGAACGCCTCGCCCACCGCGGTGACGGTCACGCGTCGGCTGGTACGGGTGAACAGGGGGGCGCCGAGCTCACGCTCCAGACGACGGATCTGCTCACTGACCGACTGCTGAGTGACGTGCATCCGCGCCGCGGCCCGGCCGAAGTGCAGTTCCTCGGCGACGGCGACGGCGTATTCCAGCTGGCGAAGCTCCACACCCCCATATTGACAGGTTCAGCCTGTCGAACATGCGGGCGTTCGTCGTTGATCGTGTCGCGGGCACCGCGCTCTCATGGAGGACAGGAACCGACCGTCCGACCCAAGGAGTACCGACATGAGGACCTGGTTCATCACCGGAACCTCCAGCGGCTTCGGCCGCCAGATGACCGAGCTGCTGCTGGAACGCGGCGACCGCGTCGCCGCCACCTTGCGCAACCCCGCCCGACTCGACGACCTGGCCGCGCGACACGGCGACCGGCTGTGGCGCGCGGAGCTGGACGTCACCGACACCGCACGCATGCGGAAGGTCGTGGACACGGCGTTCGCCGATCTCGGACGCATCGACGTGGTCGTCTCCAACGCCGGCTACGGTCTCATCGGCCTGGCCGAGGAGCTGACCGACGAGCAGATCGAGCGCCAGATCGACACCAACGTGATCGCCCCCATCCAGCTCGCGCGCGCGGTGACGCCGTACCTGCGCGCGCAGGGCGGTGGCAACTTCCTGCAGACCTCCAGCATGGGCGGCCATATCGCCTTCCCCGCGATGTCGCTCTACCACACCAGCAAGTGGGGCATCGAGGGCTTCTTCGAGGCCTACGCGCTGGAGACCGAACCGTTCGGCATCCACACCACGCTGATCGAACCGGGCATGGTCGCCACCGATTTCTACGGCGCAGCGGACAGCACCCCCTCACAGCTGCCCGCCTACGCCGGCACCCAAGCCGCGGATTTCACCCACGGCAAGAGCAGCGTGCCCCTGGAGGCCATGCCCGGTGACCCGCGCAAAGTCGCCGAAGCCATGATCCGCATCGGCGACCTCAAGGAGCCGCCACGGCGCCAGCTCCTCGGCTCCGACGCCTACCACCTGGTCCACGACGCCCTCACCGCCCGGCTGGAAAGCGCCCAGGCCCAGCGCGAGGTCGCCTTCTCCACCGACCGGGACGGCTTCACACCGCCCCGAACGTGACGCCCCACCATCGACTCACCGCAAAAGGACCTCTGCCATGCCACGCTTCACCGACAAGACCGTCATCGTCACCGGCGCCGCCGGCGCCCTGGGCGCCAGCATGGTCCGCCGGTTTGCCGCCGAGGACGCCCGCGTGGTGGTCGGCGCCCGCCATCACGAGCAGGTCGCCGGCCTCCTGGACGAGCTCGGCGCCGACCGCGCGGTATTCGCCCAGCTCGACGTCACCAGCGAACAAGACTGGACCGCTGCCGTCGCCACCGCAGAAGCCGCTTTCGGCCCGGTCTCCGTGCTCGTCAACAACGCAGCCAGGGCCATCGTCGGCACCACCATGTCACTGACCCCGGACGAGTTCCGGGAGGTGATCGACACCAACCTCGTCGGCACCTTCCTGGGCACGCGGGCGGCCGTGCCGTCGATGCGCCGACGCGGCGGCGGCTCCATCGTCAACATCAACTCCACCGCCGGCATCGGCACTGCCGCGGGACTGGCCGCCTACGGCACCAGCAAGTGGGGCATCCGCGGACTGACCAGGATCAGCGCGAAGGAACTCGGCCGGGAGAACATCCGCGTCAACGGCGTGCACCCCGGCATCATCGAGACACCCCTGGCCTACGACCCCGCCACCGGCGAGCTCATCGTCAGCATCGACGACCAGCCCATCCCTCGCCTGGCGGACGTCGACGAGATCAGCAGCCTTGTGCTGTTCGTCGCGTCGGACGACGTCGGCTACTCGACCGGCGCGGAGTTCGTCGCCGACGGCGGCTACCTCCTCGGGCCCGTTCCCGCCACGAAGCCGTGACTTTCCGTACTGGCTCCTTGGGCGCTTCCCGCTTCACTGGCGAACTTGGTTCGCGTGGTGTCGCCCTTCCTGACCGGACGTGCCACCGTCGGCCCCGTACGCCAGCGCCGGCGCGGCGAGGAGCGCGGCGCCCAGTGCGGCGGACACGGCCGCCGACACCAAAGAGCGTGTTCTCACTGCTGGATTCGCCCCACGGGAATGGCGCGGCCCCGCTGCCCCGGATATCCGAAGGCCGGCCGCGCTCTTTGTACGGTTGCTGTGAACATCACGCAACACATCGGACTCTAGCGCCTGCCCCGACACAGGAGCAACGGGTTTACGGATGAGGCCGAGAACCTCAACTGCCCCTGCCCGCAGAGCTGTTAAGAATCCTGCCAGTGGTCCGCCGTGTCAGGGCGACCCGATGATGTGACCTTCAGAGCTATTTGGCGTGGAACCTTCACCGCTATCCGACACGTGGACGGATTGGCTGAGGCAGCGGTAGACGACGGAAATCGCCTGGTCGAGATCTGGACGTACGTACACACAAACACGAGGGAACCTTCGCCGGATCGTGCGCCTCCTGGCGGGGTGAACGCGACTTCTCGTATCTGGCGAAAGGATCCCCTCATGACCAACAGCGACCGCCCCATGCCCCCGCTGGAAGGGGCCGAGCACCGGTGGGTGACGGTCCGCGGGGCCCAGTTGCACATCGCCGAGTCCGGCAGCGGCGAGCCCGTCGTGCTGCTGCACGGTTTCCCGCAGCACTGGTACGCGTGGCGCGCGCTCGTCCCGCTGCTCGCCGACGGCCACCGGCTGATCTGCGTCGATCTGCGCGGCTTCGGCTGGTCGGAGCAGACCAAGCGCGGTTACGACACGGACGGGCTCGGTGACGACATACTCGCGCTGCTGGACGCGCTCGGCCTCGACCGGGTGACCCTGGTCGGGCACAACTGGGGTGCCGGGGTGGGCTTCCGGCTTTGCCAGCGGGCCCCGGAGCGGTTCCGTGCCTTCCTGGCGCTGAACATGGCGCACCCGTGGACGCGCCACCGCGACGTCCTGCCGAATCTGTGGCGGATGTGGTTCACCGCCTTCATCGAGTACCCGGTGCTCGGACGGCTGGTCCTGCGGCACTGGCCGGCCTTCACCCGCTATCTGCTGCGACGCGCGGTCGCCGACCCGGCGGCGTGGCGGGACGCGGATCTCGCGGAGTTCACCGAGGCGGCACAGGGCTCGGCCCATGCCGGGCAGGCGATGTTCTGGCAGTACGTCGTGCGGGACATCCCCGCGGGCTTCCGGGGCACCCACCGACGACGGCGGCTGGCCGTCCCGACGCTGGTCCTGGGCGGCGAGCACGACCCGGTGATCCCGCCTGCCCTGCTGCGCGGCGGCGATCCTAACGCGGACGATTTGACCGTACGGGTGGTGCCGGGTGCGGGGCACCATCTGCACGAGGAGCGGCCGGAGTTGGTGGCCGAGGCCCTGCGGAAACTCATCGCCGAGGCCAGCTGAGGGGTCAACGCAGGGCGGCGCGGCGCTCCACCTCGCGGAAGAAGGCATGAGTGCGGCGCTCCCCGAGCAGGCGGCGGTACACGCGCTGCACGGGGCCAAGGACGGCCGGGCGCGCCGCGCCGCAGACGGCGAGCCGCGTCCCGGTGCCGTCCGGCGTGGCGGCCATTCCCATCGTCACCAGCCGGGATTGCATCAGGCACCACCCGGGGCTCAGCCGTACATCGAACGGCCCGCGCAGGCCAAGTACGTCAACGGCCTGCGCCGCTTTGCGCTCGCTGTCGCCGGGCGGGACTTTGAACTCCCGGACAAAGGAGATCAGATAGGGCAGCTCGCCCTCCAGGTCGGCGATGACCGCCCATACCTGGTCGAAGGGCAGAGCGATCCGTGCCTCGGCGTACAGGGGGGCGCGCAGTCCAGCAGCCAGTACGCGCAGCCGGGCGACCGTATCGGGTGCGTTCACCGTGTCCACGCCTTCCGGAAGGAGGAACGGGCCCTGTTCAGCCGTGACTTCACGGTGCCCTCGGGTACGCCGAGCAGCTCGGCCATCGTCCGCTCGTCCAGCCCTTCCAGTTCCCGCAGTACCAGTACGGTGCGGTGCTGGACGGGCAGTCGGTCGAGCAAGTCCCGAACTTCTGTAGTCAGTTCATTGCCGACGCCAGGCAGCAGGTCCCGCAGCCGGGCAATCTCCTCGGGGTCGGCGGGCGTCTCGCCTTCGGTGCGCCGCGCCACCCGGACAGCCTCCCGCACAGTGACCGCACGCACCCACCCATAGAACGCCTGCGGATCCCGCAGTCCGCGCAGCCCCCGGAACACCGCGAGAAGGGATTCCTGCACGGCGTCCGCGGTGTCGGCCGGGGCAATCGGGGCGCACAGCCGGGTGACGTACGGCGTCACCAGTTTCAGCAGGTCGTCCATGGCGAGGGCGTCGCCACACCGCGCGGCCCGTACGAGCGGCGCCGCTGCGTCCCAGGGCCGCACGTCGTCATCCATCGCCGCACACCGTATATGTAGCGCCTCGGATGGGGCGGCGCAGGGCGAGTCTCTCGCTCGTTTACTGCCTGCCGGCTACAGGACGAGGTGCTCGCGGAGCTTGCCGCGGACGTGGGGTCGCTTGTCGCCGTTGCGGAGGCCGAGGGTGGGGAGTTGCTCGGCGATCTGGAGGTCGTCCAGGAGCTTGCGGATGACGGGCACGTCGGCGTAGCCGAGGTCGTCCTCGGCGACTTGGACAGGTCGGGATCGACGGACCGTACGCGGACGACGGTGCCGTCGGCGACGTACCCGACGACCTGGTAACCGGCTTCGAGGAAGCCACCCGTGACTTCGCCTCCGCCAACGCCGGGATTCTCCCGCCCAAGGTGCAGCGCGCTCTGTTCATCTACATCTGCGAGGTGAGGAACTGCCCGCATGGATGGACCGCTTCCTCGCAGACGACCTGCCCGCCCTGCATTCCCTGGTCAACGGCATGAAGAGGGACCTGGACGCGGTCACCGCCGGTCTGTCCACGCACTGGAGCTCTGGCCAGGTCGAGGGACAGGTCACGCGAATCAAGCTGATCAAGCGGCAGGGTTATGGTCGCGCCAACCTTGATCTGCTCCGCAAACGGATCCTTCTGATGACCTGAGCAGGCCGCGTCGCCCTCTGTGTCGTCGCCGGCTACGGCCGCGCAGGCCACGGAGGCTCGCTTCGGATCAGCCGGGTCGATCGCGTGCTCCTCGAATCGAGCCTCAAGTTCCTCTAGACCGTTCTCCCGGCGGAAGTCCTTCTCGGCTGTGGTGATCGGCAGCAGCCACAGGATCTGGGCGCGGGCTCCTCCGTTCCACTTGCAGATCTCGAACTCCGCACCGAAGGGATAGGGCAGGCTCACCAAGTAGTGATCGCATTCCGAGTCGTCGAGCCATGGTCTGCCGATCGGAACGGTGTGCCCGACAGCGAGTCGTTGGTGGGCCGGCCCGCAGTGGTAGTACGCGTTCATGGTGAGGCTCTCCAGGTTGAGCCACTCGTCGCGCGGCGCCGCGAGGAAGAACTCCACCCCGTGACCGTCATGCTGAGCTGCCTCCCAGCAACCTGACGTCACATACAGCCACCAATCGCCAGGATGAGCGGGATGAACCCGGAACACCCGAAATCCGGGCACGCGATCCTCGATGGGCCCATCGACTCCCGGGACCTCGTCGATGACGCGACCCGGCAGCGTCTTGCGAAGGTGATCGAGAAGAGCGGAGCGGGCTGCGGTGTTCGACATCTGCTCATGATGCCGAACACCACCGGCAGCTGCGAGGACGGGGGCCCAGAGCACCGCCCGATCGCTGAGTAGGCCCGGAGCGCGGTGCCGGGATTACTCCCGGTCCGTTTCTCCGGACCTCTCGCCGAGTGAACCGTGCGCCTCTCAGAGGGCGTTAAGTCCGTTTCCGATATTCCGCGTGCTGGTTGTTCGAGGGGGCCTTGGTGGACGGGTCGTCCCAGGCGTGAGCGGGTGACGTTGATCGAGGGCTCGTCGGTGGGCAGGCCGAGGTACTCGTGCAGATCCACGGACGCGGCACACCTTCTCGGGGTGCGGCCCCGCCCCCAGGGCATCTCGCCATCGGCTCGCCCCTCACGGTAGCGGGCGGACTTCGCCGTCGTGGGCGAGGAACCCGTCGACCATGGAAGGGGACGGTGCCGTGCAGGGCGGAGTCGCTGCCGAGCACGGTCACGTCTCTACAGTCGGTGTGTCATACGTCGACCTGCTCGAAGATGTGCGGGTACGACACGATGTCGTCGGGGAACTCGGCAGCCATGCGCTGGAACTCCGGGCTGCCGAACGCCGTGGCGAGAGCCTCGGTCGACTCCCAGACCGCGACGTTCATCAGAAGTTGACTGCCCGCCGTTCCCTTGTGCATCTGCAGGGAGACGAATCCCGGCTGAGCCTTCATGAACTCCGCCTGCCTCCGAAAGAGGGGCAGGAACGCTTCAGTCCTCTCCTTCGGAACGAAGAAGGTGTTGGCCAGGACGATGGGCCCGGTCTTCTCCTTGAACTGCGCGAACATCGGCGTAAACGGGTCCAGGCTCTGCAGCTTGGCCATCTTCGGTACTTCCTCTCGCTATCGGTAGTCCCACGGCACCGAGGCCGGCCACCGCCGTACTGGATCCGGCGACGCTCACGACGCTCGCTTGTCCGTAGGGGTACTGCTTCCTGGGGACCGTTCCATCGTCCCGGCGTAAGCGGGCCGTGAAGTCAGCCGCAGTTCCCGTTCCGATGGGCGACTTCGGTGGGACCGCGCGAAGCCGTGTCATACGTGGGGATGACACCGGACCCTGAGGGGGCGCGGGCTCGCGGCCGACACGGGCGGAGGTGAAATTCCGTGAATCCGCAGGAGCACCGCCCCGCATGTGGAAGGGCCTCCGCCCTCTCTGATCAGCATGTAGCGGAACAGGCCGATCGCCTGAGCTCGCTCCAGCCGTGTCTGGTCTTCCTGACCTGGCATCTGGCACCAGCCCTCTCACGCAGCGTGAACACACACGCGTGACGGTGACAGGCGGTGTCGGCGTGGCGTCAGAGTCGACTGGTGTTGATCGTTTCCGAGGGCCAGGACGGCGCCAGCAGTATCCCGCCGGAGACCGCGCAGGCCACCAGCCAGGGCGACACCTCGCCGACCCGCGGCCACCGGGACGCGACCGACCACCACGCTCCGACGACCGCGCTGACCGCGTCGGCGAAGACCGTGCGGGCCGGCCCCGGAACAGCCGGGTCAACACCGGCATCCACCAGCACCACCGCAAAGAACCGCCGGACCCACTCCGCCCAGGAAGCGAACCTGCGCAGCCACCCACGAACCCTCTCGACCGGACGGCCCAGCCGCTCAGCGATCACCCGAGCTCCCGGCCCCGCTGCCTTCGCGGCCAGAGCCGACCCGATCACCTCGGCCAGATCCGCCCGCCTGACCAGCGCAATCACCGGAAGGAGCACATGCGACATGCCGCAGCCCACACACCTCGCCCGCCGAGGACGCACCACCACCGGCACACCCGAGGCGTCACGCAGTACACGCGAACGTGCCCACCCCCACGGCCGCAAGACGCCCGCACATCTCGGGCATACCAACTCGCCCTGCACCAGCCGAACATCGACCCGCGCCGGGTCAGCCTCTACCGTGAGCACAGCGCCTCCGCGCGCTACACGGCCCTCCCGGCGCTCGCCCAAGAGATACCGGGAGGGCCTCTCGCATGCCCTTCGTCGGCAAGGTGCCGCCCCAAATCTGCACCTCTTCGTCGGCAGGCACGCTTACCGATCCTGTCGGCACCAAGCTGCCCAAACTGCCGCACTCGTAGGCATTTTCAATGACGTCTAACCTCCGCACGGACCTGGGCGGACTCCTGGAGCAGTTCCACCGCCACCCTGGCCTGGCTGAACAAGTGACTCAGCGGACCGGAAATGCCCGCGCGCTTGACGAGGACCAGGCTGCCGTCGAGCACGAGCAGGTCGCAGATCTCGACCTGGTCCCTGGGCAGGAGAGGATTGGTGACGTTCTTGGTGTCGAGACAGAGCCAGCCAGGGCGGTCATCAGCCACCCTGTTGTTGTAGGCGTTTCCGGACTCGCCAGCGACCCAGGCGGGAAGGGTGACGGAAGGCGAGGGAGACAGCAGTGCCGCCAGGGTGGCCTGGCACTCCTGCGCTCGCGCGGGGAGGGCGTGTACGGACAGTCGGGCGTCTCACAACATGCGCGGATCAGCCGGTCTCGTAAGGCTGCACATGGGCCCCGCTCCAGGGATCCTGGAGCGGGGCCCACTGGCGGCGTACAGGTCAGCTGAGTCCGCTGACCCGAGGGTTGTCGCCCGGAGCCGCCGCGTCGGCGGGCGGGAGAGCGGTGTTCCAGATGCGGACATCGCTGATCTGCGCGTTCGCGTACTCCGCATAGCTGTTCTGGTACAGCCGTCGGCCGATCTGGACCGGGCCGGTGGCGTTCCAGGACGTCCCGGCGTAGTCCTTGGTCGCGGACAGGCTGCTGTTGACGTACAGGCTCAGCTTCCCCGCATCGGCGTCGAAGACGCCGACGAGGTGGGTCCACTTGCCGGTGACAGCCTTTGCGCCGTAGGCGGCGGTGAAGGAATCGCTGGTGTCATCAGCGTTGTGCCGGTTGAAGGCCCACACCTGGGCGCCGGAAGAGTAGTACAGCTGGAAGCCGTTCGCCGCACCGACCGAGGGATCGTCGGACTGTGAGACGAAGGTGGAGTTGGCGCCGAGAGCGTTGAGCTTCACCCAGGCGGAGACAGTGAAGCTCTGGGAGGTGTTCACCGCTGGTCCGGTCGTCGTCGCGTAGCCCGTGGTGCCGCCGAGGCCGAGCACTTTGCCGCGAGTGCTGTCGGTGGCCCAGGAGTAGGCGCCGGTCACTGAGGCGTCGAGCCCGGCAGCCTGGTCGGCGGCGGTGACGCCGGCGCCCTCGTCGAGGTTCCACCAGTGTGCCGAGCTGTTGACGGCGGTGCCCAGGGAGACGGATGCGCCGAAGGCGGCGGTGGTGCTCGTGGGCGCTGCCCCCGGGTACTCGGTGAGTTGGCCTCCACTGTCGACTGCGTACAGATCGGGGTTGCCGTCCGGGCCGCCTTCGGCACTGTTGACGTCACCGAGGGACGCAACACGCGGGTCGTCGGCCGCAGACAGGACCGGCATCAAGGGAGTGCCCAGGTGGGTGTTCCAGCCGGTGGCGGCACTGCTGGTCCAGTTCTGCGCGGCGGTGTTGTTGCAGGTGTAGATCTGGACCTGCGTGCCGTTGGTCGTACTGGCGCTGGGGTTGTCCAGGCACTTACCCGATTGCGGGTTGACAAGGCTGCCATTGGCGCCCGGGGTCCACTTCTGTGCCGCGCTGCCGTTGCAGGTATAGAGCTGGACGAGGGTGCCGTTGTCGACGCCGCCGCTGGTGACATCCAAACACCTGCCCAGCACCCGCAGGGAGCTGTCGGCGAGGTACGACCACTTCTGCGCGGGGGTGCCGTTGCAGGTGTAGATCTGGATCTTGTTGTGATTTGCAGTGCCGGACCTGCTGTCGTCAAGGCAGAGCGTCCCCCCACCGGACACCGTGACGGCGGAGGTCAGCGCGGTGCGGACCGGTGCGTGCAGCAGCGGCGGCAGGCCGTTGCCGTCGAGGGTGAGGGGGAAGGTGTAGAGAGTGCCCGAGGTCTCGTCGCGGGCCCACAGCGTGGGGGTGCCGCCGACGGTGCCGGGCGCGATCAGGTCCAGGCCGGACCAGTCGCCGTCACCCAACAGCAGGGGGTTCTTCAGATGCTCCCCGCCGTCGGCCTGGTAGATCCACAGGCGCTTGCTCTCCATGGTGATCACGGCCGGGAAGTTGGGGTTGCTGAACACGTTGCCGGGGGTGATTAGTTGGCTGATGGACCAGGTCTGGCTGTCGTACCCGGCGGTGCGACAGCGGCTGTCGTCGGCGACGTGGTCGGCGGGCTCGCAGGCATCCTTGAGCACCTCTACCCTGCGTCCGCCGGTGTAGCCCGCGTAGTTGGAGTACTTGACGGTCGGGAAGGAGTTGTCGTCGGCGGGGTCCCAGTCGTTCTTGACGACGTAGAGCTTGCTGGTCTTGGTGTTATACGCGAACAGGTCGTCCACGTCGGCGCCGTGCAGGTTGCCGCGGTGCGCGACCAGATAGTCCTTCCAGCTGCCGGTGGGCGCGTCGGCGGCGGTGGAGACGATGACCGGACCCGTGACCGCGGGGACCGGGTCCGACCCGGTGAGCGGGCCGCTCTGCGCGGGCGTGGAGGCCTGTGCCGGATCGGTGTCGCCGGGGATCATCTCCAGGTCGCCGGTGCTGGTGGTGGCGAGCAGGTCCGGGACACCGTCGCCGCTGATGTCGCCCGGGGCGACCTTGGTGCCGGGGTTCCATGGGGCGGTGAAGGTATAACTGGCAGGCGCCTCGGAGATGTTGCCAGCCTTGTCCACTGCCGCCACGTACAGGGTGTGGACACCCCAGCGTGTCACGGGGACGGGAAGGCTGGTGGTGGCGACACCTCCGCTGGTGCTCGCGACCTTGGTCGAGGTGCCAGTGTCGGCGGTGGGCTCGCTGTCCAGGGCCCACAGGAAATGGTCGACGCCGCTCGACAGGCAGGCATTGGGGTTGCAGGTATCGGCGGGGGCGACGTCCTTGGCGGTCACGGTGAAGCCGGTGGAGACACCAGGTCCGGCGTAGACGGTCTTGTCCGGGGTGCCCTGACCGACCCGGGGGAAGGAGGCGTTGTCGGCGACGGCAGGGGTGTCCGGCGCGGTGAAGTCGGTGTCGAACCAGCAGTGCGCGCTTGTGCCCGACATCAGGTGCGCACTGAAGTTGTCCTTCGCGTAGACGTCCCAGCCGTACTCGTGCCCGTCCTTGAGGGTGAAGCCGATGGGGACGTCTGCCGTGCTGCCCGGGGCCAGGTAGCCGCTCGCGGGAGAGGACATGTCGGCGGCGTTGCCGGCGCTGTCGAGGTTGCTGCGGTCCCACACGTGGAACTCGCCAGCAACGTTCTCGCTGGGGACGTTGGAGGTGACGGTGGCATCCAGGTGGATGTTGCTGCCGGCGTCGCTGTAGGTGGTGGCGCCGATCCAGCCCACGCCGTCGGTGGTGCAGGCGGCGTCCGCTGCGGCGGCCTTCGGGGTCGTGTGCAGCCCAGTGGGGACGTCCGGCGGGATGTCGAAGGTGACGGTCAGTGCGAAGGTGGTGGACATCCGCAGATAGTCGTCGGGAGCGGAGCTGGACTCGTTGCCGTACAGCCCGATGGTCCACACATTGCTGCCGCTGTCGGCGACGGTCTGCGCCTGTTTGGTGACGTCGAAGGCGGCGGTGTGGTTGCTGCAGCTGCTGTTGGAGTTGGCGCCGCTGGCGACGTGAGTGGTGACCGGCGGATAGTCCGGGTCGCGGGTCTTGGGCCGGCTGTCCCAGTCGGTCGAGCTGCTGATGGCGTCCGTGGTGTGCAGGGTGATCGGCTGGTTGTGGGAGCAGTCCCAACTGGCCGCGTAGGTGGTCTTGATGGCGATGTCGCCCTCGGAGACCACCATGTCAGGGGTGAGCTTGCTGGTGTTGATGGCGTAGTACGACCGCTCGATGCCGTTGCCGCAGAGGCCGCCGTAGCCCTGGTAGCCGACGCCCTCGCCGTTGGTCTGGGGCTTGTCGTACTGGGGACTGTCTGAGCAGGAGGAGTTGGAGTAGACCTCGTCGTAGTTGCCGGCCGTCGAGGTGACGACATTGGCGGCGGGGTCGATATACACCGGGTAGGTGGTGTCCGGGCTGGTGAGAACCGAGGCGTCGGGCTTGAGTGTCAGTCCGTCGTCGCCGGCGGTCATCGGCACCTGTTGAACCTGTGCGTTGGTGCCGGGCCCGTCCACGGAGGAAGGGATTTGGTCGGCGGCGGCCGAAGTGACGGACCCGTTGTCCGCGAAGGCCGTGGCACGAGATTCGGAGGCTGGGGCAGTCGCGGGCGTGCTGCCGGAGTCCCACATCAGCGGCCGGGGAATGGTGTAGTCCAGGGTGCCGTCGGCGGTGGTGGCCTGCATACCGCCCCACGACGTGGAGGAGAGTGTGAGGCCGTCGGTGGAGGCGGCCAGCGTCAGCTTCCTGATCCGCGGGTCGGCGGCCGCCGCTGCGTCGTGGACGACCAGGACGTCGCTGAAGC is a window of Streptomyces mirabilis DNA encoding:
- a CDS encoding SDR family oxidoreductase yields the protein MRTWFITGTSSGFGRQMTELLLERGDRVAATLRNPARLDDLAARHGDRLWRAELDVTDTARMRKVVDTAFADLGRIDVVVSNAGYGLIGLAEELTDEQIERQIDTNVIAPIQLARAVTPYLRAQGGGNFLQTSSMGGHIAFPAMSLYHTSKWGIEGFFEAYALETEPFGIHTTLIEPGMVATDFYGAADSTPSQLPAYAGTQAADFTHGKSSVPLEAMPGDPRKVAEAMIRIGDLKEPPRRQLLGSDAYHLVHDALTARLESAQAQREVAFSTDRDGFTPPRT
- a CDS encoding LysR family transcriptional regulator, whose translation is MELRQLEYAVAVAEELHFGRAAARMHVTQQSVSEQIRRLERELGAPLFTRTSRRVTVTAVGEAFLPEARSAIAAVRHALDVGRRVATGTVDELRLGYAEDLGPLLFQLTVPALHARFPDVRLAPRPMTTVAQLSELSDRRLDLGFCWTAEHPPPDLASLLVVREPLVVALAADHPLAAHQAIDPAQLSHQPLVIVERKVNPWLHDHFVSQLEARDATVTIHREISSLDRLLPLVLTGSAIGLTITSAAAARPFAGVVYRPFTDPSPYAGHSIVWHRDTTDPAVAALIDIVRELRDTGAFLPPEVPHEPDEPHRGTATDDTRPD
- a CDS encoding RNA polymerase sigma factor; the encoded protein is MDDDVRPWDAAAPLVRAARCGDALAMDDLLKLVTPYVTRLCAPIAPADTADAVQESLLAVFRGLRGLRDPQAFYGWVRAVTVREAVRVARRTEGETPADPEEIARLRDLLPGVGNELTTEVRDLLDRLPVQHRTVLVLRELEGLDERTMAELLGVPEGTVKSRLNRARSSFRKAWTR
- a CDS encoding SDR family NAD(P)-dependent oxidoreductase, coding for MPRFTDKTVIVTGAAGALGASMVRRFAAEDARVVVGARHHEQVAGLLDELGADRAVFAQLDVTSEQDWTAAVATAEAAFGPVSVLVNNAARAIVGTTMSLTPDEFREVIDTNLVGTFLGTRAAVPSMRRRGGGSIVNINSTAGIGTAAGLAAYGTSKWGIRGLTRISAKELGRENIRVNGVHPGIIETPLAYDPATGELIVSIDDQPIPRLADVDEISSLVLFVASDDVGYSTGAEFVADGGYLLGPVPATKP
- a CDS encoding TIGR04141 family sporadically distributed protein, with product MSVHALPARAQECQATLAALLSPSPSVTLPAWVAGESGNAYNNRVADDRPGWLCLDTKNVTNPLLPRDQVEICDLLVLDGSLVLVKRAGISGPLSHLFSQARVAVELLQESAQVRAEVRRH
- a CDS encoding antibiotic biosynthesis monooxygenase family protein encodes the protein MAKLQSLDPFTPMFAQFKEKTGPIVLANTFFVPKERTEAFLPLFRRQAEFMKAQPGFVSLQMHKGTAGSQLLMNVAVWESTEALATAFGSPEFQRMAAEFPDDIVSYPHIFEQVDV
- a CDS encoding alpha/beta fold hydrolase, with protein sequence MTNSDRPMPPLEGAEHRWVTVRGAQLHIAESGSGEPVVLLHGFPQHWYAWRALVPLLADGHRLICVDLRGFGWSEQTKRGYDTDGLGDDILALLDALGLDRVTLVGHNWGAGVGFRLCQRAPERFRAFLALNMAHPWTRHRDVLPNLWRMWFTAFIEYPVLGRLVLRHWPAFTRYLLRRAVADPAAWRDADLAEFTEAAQGSAHAGQAMFWQYVVRDIPAGFRGTHRRRRLAVPTLVLGGEHDPVIPPALLRGGDPNADDLTVRVVPGAGHHLHEERPELVAEALRKLIAEAS
- a CDS encoding LamG domain-containing protein; this encodes MTRRLALVCALATAAVLAAPTPPASAAGPAPTDSMAAAQTQAAADGQAVPIEALTTETYSVTANPDGSFTSTTSLIPVRVRKDGDWVPVDATLQANPDGTYSPRATPHGVTLSGGGDGPLVTLHHQDRSSMVLSMPFTLPAPTVDGDRALYPSVLPGVDLSVSVTDQGGFSDVLVVHDAAAAADPRIRKLTLAASTDGLTLSSTSWGGMQATTADGTLDYTIPRPLMWDSGSTPATAPASESRATAFADNGSVTSAAADQIPSSVDGPGTNAQVQQVPMTAGDDGLTLKPDASVLTSPDTTYPVYIDPAANVVTSTAGNYDEVYSNSSCSDSPQYDKPQTNGEGVGYQGYGGLCGNGIERSYYAINTSKLTPDMVVSEGDIAIKTTYAASWDCSHNQPITLHTTDAISSSTDWDSRPKTRDPDYPPVTTHVASGANSNSSCSNHTAAFDVTKQAQTVADSGSNVWTIGLYGNESSSAPDDYLRMSTTFALTVTFDIPPDVPTGLHTTPKAAAADAACTTDGVGWIGATTYSDAGSNIHLDATVTSNVPSENVAGEFHVWDRSNLDSAGNAADMSSPASGYLAPGSTADVPIGFTLKDGHEYGWDVYAKDNFSAHLMSGTSAHCWFDTDFTAPDTPAVADNASFPRVGQGTPDKTVYAGPGVSTGFTVTAKDVAPADTCNPNACLSSGVDHFLWALDSEPTADTGTSTKVASTSGGVATTSLPVPVTRWGVHTLYVAAVDKAGNISEAPASYTFTAPWNPGTKVAPGDISGDGVPDLLATTSTGDLEMIPGDTDPAQASTPAQSGPLTGSDPVPAVTGPVIVSTAADAPTGSWKDYLVAHRGNLHGADVDDLFAYNTKTSKLYVVKNDWDPADDNSFPTVKYSNYAGYTGGRRVEVLKDACEPADHVADDSRCRTAGYDSQTWSISQLITPGNVFSNPNFPAVITMESKRLWIYQADGGEHLKNPLLLGDGDWSGLDLIAPGTVGGTPTLWARDETSGTLYTFPLTLDGNGLPPLLHAPVRTALTSAVTVSGGGTLCLDDSRSGTANHNKIQIYTCNGTPAQKWSYLADSSLRVLGRCLDVTSGGVDNGTLVQLYTCNGSAAQKWTPGANGSLVNPQSGKCLDNPSASTTNGTQVQIYTCNNTAAQNWTSSAATGWNTHLGTPLMPVLSAADDPRVASLGDVNSAEGGPDGNPDLYAVDSGGQLTEYPGAAPTSTTAAFGASVSLGTAVNSSAHWWNLDEGAGVTAADQAAGLDASVTGAYSWATDSTRGKVLGLGGTTGYATTTGPAVNTSQSFTVSAWVKLNALGANSTFVSQSDDPSVGAANGFQLYYSSGAQVWAFNRHNADDTSDSFTAAYGAKAVTGKWTHLVGVFDADAGKLSLYVNSSLSATKDYAGTSWNATGPVQIGRRLYQNSYAEYANAQISDVRIWNTALPPADAAAPGDNPRVSGLS